One window from the genome of Deltaproteobacteria bacterium encodes:
- a CDS encoding FHA domain-containing protein, with protein sequence MIRLTAVISLEDDRRQALTYESSAQALVMGRDESSDFQLPVSTISRQHARIFETDGVYLIEDLGSTHGTVVNGNPLEKGDKVILRDGDIIELTRAKITCAIEIEDLDRPDPMEATQAIAARAVQGILGRLQNDDDSGPYFRILSGVDEGKRLLLASPVTEWYMGRAQECELMLNDKNVSRKHALVKKDWNGYTIEDLGSRNGVIVKGNPISRPRRLQDRDEIIIGPIKLLYIDPNAELMDALKDVPGFDFDEPEDQEDDSSHFGAPGDEGTADDDQPLEDGEPVAAELEPPTPTDGLDDADFGPEALPEPELPPMPEPDDTPADLADIGEIDPDLLDEEGKGKSEWLILAGGVVLAIASLVVLFAMFS encoded by the coding sequence GTGATTCGACTAACAGCAGTCATAAGTTTAGAGGATGATAGGCGGCAAGCCCTGACCTACGAGTCATCCGCTCAGGCCCTTGTGATGGGAAGAGATGAAAGTTCTGATTTTCAGTTACCCGTCTCGACCATTTCTCGGCAACATGCTCGGATTTTCGAAACCGATGGGGTCTATTTGATTGAAGATCTAGGCTCCACCCACGGCACCGTTGTGAACGGCAATCCGCTCGAAAAAGGCGATAAGGTTATTTTGCGTGACGGTGATATTATTGAACTCACCCGTGCAAAGATTACCTGTGCTATTGAAATTGAAGACCTAGACCGACCGGACCCGATGGAGGCAACCCAGGCTATTGCAGCCCGTGCCGTCCAAGGGATTTTAGGTCGCCTTCAAAACGACGATGATAGCGGACCCTATTTTCGGATTCTCTCGGGCGTTGATGAGGGCAAACGGCTTCTTTTAGCATCACCAGTTACCGAGTGGTACATGGGCCGTGCTCAAGAGTGTGAGCTGATGCTCAACGACAAAAACGTTTCTCGTAAGCATGCTTTGGTTAAGAAGGATTGGAACGGCTATACCATCGAGGATCTCGGTTCGCGAAATGGTGTTATCGTCAAAGGTAACCCCATCAGTCGTCCACGTCGTCTTCAGGACCGCGATGAAATCATTATCGGGCCCATTAAGCTGCTCTATATTGACCCTAACGCTGAACTGATGGACGCGTTGAAGGACGTGCCTGGTTTCGACTTTGATGAGCCTGAGGACCAAGAGGATGATTCGTCGCATTTTGGGGCGCCGGGCGATGAAGGCACTGCCGACGACGACCAGCCTTTAGAAGATGGCGAACCTGTTGCAGCGGAGTTAGAGCCACCAACCCCTACTGATGGTTTGGATGATGCTGATTTTGGCCCCGAGGCCTTGCCTGAACCCGAATTGCCACCGATGCCTGAGCCCGATGACACGCCAGCTGATTTGGCAGACATTGGCGAAATTGATCCTGACCTCTTAGACGAAGAAGGAAAAGGGAAGTCGGAGTGGTTGATTCTCGCCGGAGGAGTCGTCCTGGCCATAGCTTCTCTGGTCGTTCTCTTTGCTATGTTTTCCTAG
- a CDS encoding energy transducer TonB has translation MAFQPKDYSFKRFAPFLGLAVLIHLASVPLFDLIPDSSGVSVDRSRPIEVTLVPSQRQAQTHAKRPKKKLKVVPKEKKEPTPKGQIVSLPSTPDTEEPENAKYLAKTNAKTKRETKSRHRTTQYKNAGNEVSRKDRPKKDQKRMVRADTPVEIRTPKGTNSGKAQKNQQAGKFELPSMSMRDALTLELDPNLGNLANRRSRERLNGKGSAFRLSTGSGEQSGNGKDDKTSESSGTKIPDLIPSMSVLASLDAAPASDLLKDVEEAEGTFLNAKRFKYASFFNRVHKGVSNVWEPLKEYRRRDPSGQVYGRATRVTVLSVTLNASGDLTQVGVAQTSGIKFLDQEAISAFRRAQPFPNPPRGLLENEMINFNFGFSLVLTPRGPFEPRY, from the coding sequence ATGGCATTTCAACCAAAAGACTACTCTTTTAAGAGGTTTGCCCCCTTCTTAGGCCTCGCCGTGCTTATTCATCTGGCCTCAGTACCTCTTTTCGATTTGATCCCAGATAGCTCGGGCGTGTCGGTCGATCGCAGTCGCCCCATTGAGGTGACACTGGTGCCGTCTCAACGACAGGCTCAAACGCATGCAAAGCGGCCCAAAAAGAAATTAAAAGTTGTTCCGAAGGAGAAAAAAGAGCCGACCCCTAAGGGTCAAATCGTTAGTCTTCCGAGTACACCGGACACAGAAGAGCCGGAAAATGCTAAGTATTTAGCCAAAACTAACGCGAAGACAAAACGAGAAACCAAGAGTCGGCACCGCACCACTCAATATAAAAATGCGGGAAACGAAGTCTCTCGGAAAGACAGGCCCAAAAAGGACCAGAAACGGATGGTGCGAGCAGATACGCCGGTAGAGATACGTACTCCAAAAGGCACAAACTCGGGAAAAGCCCAAAAAAACCAACAAGCGGGTAAATTTGAGCTGCCTTCAATGTCGATGCGGGATGCGCTTACGCTCGAGCTGGACCCGAACCTGGGGAATTTAGCCAACAGACGGTCGCGAGAACGGCTCAATGGTAAGGGCAGTGCGTTTCGGCTTTCGACGGGCTCTGGCGAACAAAGCGGTAATGGCAAAGACGACAAGACCAGCGAAAGCTCTGGAACCAAGATACCGGACCTGATTCCGTCTATGAGCGTCCTTGCCAGCCTAGACGCAGCGCCTGCCTCTGATTTGTTGAAGGATGTCGAGGAAGCCGAAGGAACCTTCCTAAACGCCAAAAGATTTAAATATGCGTCGTTTTTTAATCGAGTCCACAAAGGTGTCTCCAACGTGTGGGAACCACTGAAAGAATACCGCCGGCGGGATCCAAGCGGCCAGGTTTACGGCCGTGCAACACGCGTTACTGTTTTAAGTGTGACGCTCAATGCATCGGGTGACCTAACCCAAGTGGGTGTCGCCCAAACAAGTGGTATTAAATTCCTAGACCAAGAAGCCATTTCCGCTTTTCGTAGGGCTCAGCCCTTCCCTAACCCCCCGCGGGGGCTACTTGAAAACGAGATGATTAACTTCAATTTCGGTTTCAGCCTAGTCCTAACACCGCGCGGCCCATTCGAACCTCGTTATTGA
- a CDS encoding tetratricopeptide repeat protein: MNQMTQGIRLPFKVTTLFMVLWLGSSCAYCVDNTLHPKAQEHNTFCAQYLAQGKLVEAEARCQLAIEFAPKYAEPYHNLGMIEHQRGRVELAVDRYKQALSLKDDFAEVYNNLGSIFLERQEYAAACDQFLQAVEIDPSYVDARANLALCYYRQKKPAEARNQYLRCVEQDPELCDCRQGLAVLEFESEQYEAAKANFQALTNICPLYAQGYYNLGTTYLVLGRPQDGFDAFATCLRIDEQHLECQKNILLAYQRLNLKDAAISKTMSDMSNNPGDPEIHFKLGRLYDQKKDKDRALQYYRSAIQLNPQYAEAYLRTAKIMDSLLRAKDVVNLCRRFVALTSATDFPGERDWCIQRVRDLQFQ; encoded by the coding sequence ATGAACCAGATGACTCAGGGAATTAGGCTGCCATTTAAAGTGACCACTTTGTTCATGGTGCTTTGGTTGGGGAGTAGCTGTGCCTATTGTGTCGACAATACGCTGCATCCAAAGGCTCAGGAGCATAATACCTTTTGCGCCCAGTATCTTGCCCAGGGCAAACTGGTAGAAGCTGAGGCGCGCTGTCAGCTGGCAATTGAATTTGCTCCTAAGTATGCAGAGCCCTATCACAATTTGGGTATGATCGAGCACCAGCGCGGCCGCGTTGAGTTGGCCGTCGACCGGTACAAGCAGGCATTATCTTTGAAAGACGACTTTGCTGAGGTCTATAATAACCTCGGGAGTATTTTCCTTGAACGCCAAGAATATGCGGCTGCGTGCGACCAATTTCTTCAGGCCGTTGAAATTGACCCCAGCTACGTTGATGCACGTGCCAATTTGGCGCTTTGTTACTATCGACAAAAGAAACCGGCGGAGGCACGAAATCAGTATTTGCGCTGTGTTGAGCAAGATCCTGAGCTTTGCGATTGCCGCCAGGGATTGGCCGTCCTCGAGTTTGAATCTGAGCAATACGAGGCGGCTAAGGCTAACTTTCAAGCATTGACCAACATCTGTCCGCTTTACGCCCAGGGTTACTATAACTTGGGTACAACCTATCTCGTCCTGGGACGGCCGCAAGATGGCTTTGATGCCTTCGCGACGTGCTTGCGGATTGATGAGCAGCACCTCGAGTGTCAGAAGAATATCTTGCTGGCTTATCAACGTCTTAATTTAAAAGATGCTGCGATCAGTAAAACGATGTCCGATATGAGCAATAATCCCGGAGATCCTGAGATTCATTTCAAGCTCGGGCGACTTTACGACCAGAAGAAAGATAAAGACCGCGCGTTGCAGTATTACCGCAGCGCAATCCAGCTCAATCCGCAATACGCAGAGGCTTACCTGCGTACGGCCAAGATTATGGATAGCTTGTTGCGCGCCAAAGATGTGGTGAATCTCTGTAGGCGTTTCGTCGCATTGACGTCGGCCACAGATTTCCCGGGCGAGCGGGACTGGTGTATTCAGCGTGTGCGTGATTTACAATTTCAGTAG
- the rplC gene encoding 50S ribosomal protein L3, with protein MKERKLGLLGRKVGMTRYFNENGDSLGVTVLEMGPCIVLTKRTDETNDKGRTDGYVALQLGFDPKPARKLNKAEKGHVAKAGGEDKARRFVRELRVSKETAAKFEIGQEVTLADLDISAGALVDVAGRSKGKGFQGVMHRHNFAGCNTMTHGTHEFFRHGGSIGCRKWPGRVFKGRKMPGHHGDRNVTTQNLEIVAIRAEENVLLVNGSVPGAKNSYVSVRPAIKKNPIA; from the coding sequence ATGAAAGAGCGCAAGCTAGGCCTACTCGGCCGTAAAGTTGGCATGACCCGATACTTCAACGAAAACGGAGACTCTCTTGGAGTTACTGTTCTCGAAATGGGACCATGTATCGTATTAACAAAGCGTACTGACGAGACAAACGACAAAGGCCGCACAGACGGTTACGTTGCTCTTCAGCTTGGTTTTGACCCTAAACCTGCTCGCAAGCTGAACAAGGCTGAAAAAGGTCACGTAGCGAAAGCTGGCGGCGAAGATAAAGCACGACGTTTCGTTCGCGAACTTCGCGTATCAAAAGAAACTGCAGCCAAGTTTGAAATTGGTCAAGAAGTAACACTCGCAGATCTAGACATCAGCGCAGGGGCCCTCGTAGACGTTGCTGGTCGCAGCAAGGGTAAAGGCTTTCAAGGCGTAATGCATCGCCACAACTTCGCTGGTTGTAATACAATGACTCACGGTACTCACGAGTTCTTCCGTCATGGTGGTTCTATTGGTTGCCGTAAGTGGCCTGGTCGTGTCTTCAAAGGACGCAAGATGCCTGGTCATCATGGCGATCGTAACGTTACAACACAGAACCTTGAAATTGTCGCTATCCGCGCCGAAGAGAATGTTCTGTTGGTAAATGGTTCTGTGCCTGGCGCAAAGAACTCATACGTTTCAGTACGACCAGCAATCAAGAAGAACCCTATCGCATAA